The Paenibacillus sophorae genome has a segment encoding these proteins:
- a CDS encoding YesL family protein, producing the protein MEFKGAMGGLYRITEWISRIAFSNVLWTLCSSPFLFFIVMKFMLMATGQGGANEQGTLNWGLAITAPFTVFPATSALFTVVRKWVMGNTDISTFKTFFQGYKENYLKSMLGGLIYTLLFLVMYFDVTIYMTQMADFKIIGILMLVLMIVLMVSMFNFFSAVVHYQMTFKQVMTNSILLTIARPIRVFTTLVAGVVLAYIGLRYPALYFVCIPTLIAIVAFFNFYATYNKLQLQAETRKRQEEEALEAEGGADNEESEEISERVNLSKETPDEEQTRP; encoded by the coding sequence GTGGAATTTAAAGGCGCAATGGGCGGTTTATACCGCATCACGGAGTGGATTTCACGCATAGCGTTCAGCAATGTGCTGTGGACCTTATGTTCATCTCCGTTTTTGTTTTTTATTGTGATGAAATTCATGCTGATGGCGACGGGCCAAGGGGGAGCAAACGAGCAGGGCACCTTAAACTGGGGCCTTGCCATCACGGCTCCGTTTACAGTTTTTCCGGCAACCTCGGCGCTGTTCACGGTGGTCCGCAAGTGGGTAATGGGCAATACGGACATAAGCACATTCAAGACGTTTTTTCAGGGATATAAAGAAAATTACTTGAAGAGCATGCTTGGCGGTCTAATCTATACGCTGTTGTTCCTAGTGATGTACTTTGATGTAACGATTTATATGACACAAATGGCCGATTTCAAAATTATTGGTATTTTGATGCTTGTTCTGATGATTGTCCTCATGGTGTCGATGTTCAACTTTTTTTCTGCTGTCGTTCACTATCAGATGACATTCAAGCAAGTGATGACCAACTCCATTCTGCTGACCATCGCCCGCCCGATCCGAGTGTTTACTACGCTTGTGGCCGGTGTTGTGCTCGCTTACATCGGTTTGAGATATCCTGCACTCTATTTTGTGTGTATTCCAACGCTGATCGCCATAGTTGCTTTCTTTAATTTCTATGCTACATACAACAAATTGCAGCTTCAGGCGGAAACGAGAAAACGTCAGGAAGAAGAAGCTCTAGAGGCTGAGGGCGGCGCGGATAACGAAGAATCGGAAGAAATTTCAGAGAGAGTCAACCTTTCTAAAGAGACGCCTGACGAGGAGCAAACCCGCCCTTAA
- a CDS encoding DUF1499 domain-containing protein, producing the protein MSLKRTLVGLFRSHEGTSDRAKEPALKTRYYNLTKEKGWEEVSSTLKKIPGFRVLHEVQSVGEITLEKKTAFGRTLDITVSVLNTSPTRCAVDVYSASRGSLGDLGSNYRVIQRLYETLDKKIGKHKLD; encoded by the coding sequence TTGTCTTTAAAAAGAACCTTGGTCGGCTTGTTTCGCAGCCATGAGGGAACTAGCGACCGCGCCAAAGAACCTGCTTTGAAAACGCGCTATTACAACCTCACCAAAGAAAAGGGATGGGAGGAAGTGTCCTCCACTTTAAAGAAGATTCCAGGCTTTAGAGTACTTCATGAAGTTCAATCAGTAGGAGAGATTACCCTGGAGAAAAAGACGGCATTCGGCCGAACGCTGGATATTACCGTTTCCGTGCTTAATACCTCGCCAACGCGGTGTGCGGTTGATGTCTATTCGGCATCTCGGGGCTCACTTGGTGATTTGGGCTCTAATTACCGGGTCATTCAACGTCTGTACGAGACGCTGGACAAGAAGATCGGCAAACATAAGCTCGATTAA
- the tpx gene encoding thiol peroxidase — MTQERTGAATFKGNPITLIGPKLSAGDPAPDFILSKNLLEEATLKDFSGKVKLISVVPSLDTGVCDAQTRRFNSEAAELGDEVVILTVSADLPFAQARWCGAAGIDRVITLSDYKTNAFGEAYGVLIKEFKLDMRSIFVIDKDDKITYVEYLGEMAEHPNYEAAISAVKSLL, encoded by the coding sequence GTGACGCAAGAAAGAACAGGCGCAGCCACTTTTAAGGGAAATCCGATCACTCTTATAGGACCGAAGCTGAGTGCCGGCGATCCGGCTCCCGATTTTATTCTCAGCAAAAATCTGCTCGAGGAAGCTACCTTGAAAGACTTCAGTGGAAAAGTAAAGCTCATCAGCGTAGTTCCTTCACTTGATACCGGCGTCTGCGACGCGCAAACCCGCCGATTTAACAGTGAAGCTGCAGAACTTGGCGATGAGGTCGTCATTCTGACTGTCAGTGCCGATCTTCCGTTCGCTCAGGCCCGCTGGTGCGGCGCCGCAGGAATCGACCGCGTCATTACGCTCTCGGATTACAAAACGAACGCTTTCGGCGAGGCCTACGGTGTGCTGATCAAGGAATTTAAGCTCGATATGCGCTCTATCTTTGTAATTGATAAAGATGACAAGATCACTTACGTGGAATATCTAGGCGAAATGGCCGAGCATCCTAACTACGAAGCCGCTATTAGCGCGGTCAAGAGCTTGTTGTAA
- a CDS encoding rhomboid family intramembrane serine protease — protein MIFIRYENWKSYLKFYPVTSLIILVNIVMFMVLTLNGGSTNPYTLLRFGAMTDAGPQRTELWRYVASIFLHNGFSHLLFNCFALLVFAPPLERLMGWWRYVLLYLMGGVVGNILSNGALGGGTEEVVTVSVGASGAIFAVYGAFLYIALFQRTMMDEGSRRTLYGLLTMGIIMSFVTPNVNWAAHIGGLIGGFFLYGLIIRALPRRRPR, from the coding sequence ATGATATTTATTCGTTATGAAAATTGGAAAAGCTATCTTAAATTTTATCCTGTCACAAGCCTCATCATTTTAGTAAATATCGTCATGTTTATGGTGCTTACGTTGAATGGCGGCTCGACGAATCCGTATACCCTGCTGCGCTTCGGCGCAATGACGGACGCCGGACCGCAAAGAACAGAGCTGTGGCGGTATGTTGCGTCGATCTTTCTGCATAATGGGTTTTCTCACCTGTTGTTTAACTGCTTTGCGCTGCTGGTATTTGCCCCGCCGCTTGAACGGCTTATGGGCTGGTGGCGTTATGTGCTGCTGTATTTGATGGGCGGTGTCGTCGGTAATATTTTGTCCAATGGAGCATTGGGGGGCGGCACGGAGGAAGTGGTGACTGTTTCGGTCGGCGCCTCAGGGGCGATTTTCGCTGTCTATGGCGCGTTCCTGTATATTGCCCTGTTTCAGCGCACAATGATGGATGAAGGTTCGCGCAGGACGTTGTACGGCCTGCTGACGATGGGGATTATTATGTCCTTCGTTACGCCAAATGTGAACTGGGCCGCCCATATTGGCGGTTTAATCGGCGGTTTCTTCTTATATGGCCTCATTATTCGGGCGCTGCCCCGCAGGCGGCCGCGATGA
- a CDS encoding LysR family transcriptional regulator, protein MELRQLQYFLKVAQKEHVTKAAEELHVAQSAVSRQIHLLEQELGIDLFMQKGRNLHLTPVGQLFCKRVESILKDLDRSVAEIHEFLDPERGEIRIGFPNSVGTHLIPTIVAEFRRHYPHVKFRFKQGMYPSLIKDVLSGEVDLAFISPCPDSDEQLIGDVVMTEELFAILPQNHPLAEEKIIRLEQLKDEQFVLFSPGYSLRPIVWQACLKAGFTPQIAFEGGETDTIRGLVAAGMGVSLLPEMALFPTNSLQPAQVRVEEPAVTRTIGLIHRSDGRLPLVARSFRAFLLTYFRTRQNNTPVGS, encoded by the coding sequence GTGGAGCTTAGACAACTGCAGTATTTCTTGAAGGTTGCCCAGAAAGAGCATGTCACCAAAGCGGCTGAGGAGCTGCATGTGGCGCAGTCGGCGGTCAGCCGGCAAATTCACCTGCTGGAGCAGGAATTGGGCATTGATTTGTTTATGCAAAAAGGCAGGAATTTGCACCTTACACCGGTAGGGCAGCTGTTCTGCAAACGGGTGGAATCGATCCTGAAGGATCTGGACCGGTCCGTGGCCGAAATTCACGAATTTCTGGACCCTGAACGGGGAGAGATCCGGATCGGTTTTCCGAACAGTGTGGGAACGCATTTGATTCCTACCATCGTTGCAGAGTTCCGCAGGCATTATCCGCATGTCAAATTTCGCTTTAAGCAGGGAATGTATCCCTCTTTAATCAAGGATGTGCTTTCAGGCGAAGTAGATTTGGCTTTCATATCCCCCTGCCCGGATAGTGACGAGCAATTGATCGGGGATGTGGTCATGACGGAAGAGCTGTTCGCGATCCTTCCTCAGAATCATCCGCTTGCCGAGGAGAAGATTATACGTCTTGAACAGCTGAAGGATGAACAGTTCGTGCTGTTCAGTCCGGGGTACTCGCTTCGCCCTATCGTCTGGCAGGCCTGTCTGAAAGCGGGATTTACGCCGCAGATCGCGTTTGAGGGAGGAGAGACGGATACGATACGCGGCCTCGTCGCTGCAGGAATGGGAGTCAGTCTGCTGCCGGAAATGGCTCTGTTCCCGACGAACTCGCTTCAACCGGCTCAGGTGAGAGTGGAAGAGCCAGCGGTTACCCGAACAATCGGACTTATACATCGTTCGGACGGCAGGCTCCCGCTGGTCGCGCGTTCGTTCAGGGCTTTTCTGCTGACTTATTTCAGAACACGGCAAAATAATACCCCGGTCGGCTCCTAG
- a CDS encoding zinc metallopeptidase — translation MMYLLVIVAFLFSLWAQFRVKGTFNKWAQVANQNGMTGYEAARRMLDSNGLGDVPIEPVPGALTDHYDPIHRVVRLSEPVYYERSISAVSVACHEVGHAIQHKVHYPMLVLRHRMFPIVNFASGVAPFMLLAGFLFSSLNLIGLGIIFFSAAVAFQLVTLPVEFNASNRARQVMVEQGFIRNDEERGVAKVLNAAALTYVAAALVSVLELLRLIMVYTSNRD, via the coding sequence ATGATGTATCTATTAGTAATAGTAGCTTTTCTCTTCTCGTTATGGGCTCAGTTCAGGGTAAAGGGAACATTTAACAAATGGGCTCAGGTTGCCAATCAGAACGGGATGACCGGTTACGAGGCCGCAAGACGAATGCTCGATTCCAATGGCCTCGGCGATGTTCCGATTGAGCCCGTCCCAGGCGCGCTCACCGACCACTATGACCCGATTCACCGGGTTGTCCGTTTGTCGGAGCCTGTATACTATGAACGCTCAATTTCAGCTGTCTCCGTGGCCTGCCACGAGGTGGGGCATGCCATCCAGCACAAAGTACATTATCCAATGCTGGTGCTTCGCCACCGGATGTTCCCGATCGTTAATTTTGCTTCGGGCGTCGCTCCTTTCATGCTGCTCGCCGGCTTCCTGTTCAGTTCCTTGAACCTGATCGGCCTCGGTATTATTTTCTTCTCGGCGGCTGTGGCCTTCCAGCTTGTAACATTGCCGGTGGAATTCAATGCCAGCAACCGGGCCCGTCAAGTCATGGTGGAGCAAGGCTTTATCCGAAATGATGAAGAACGCGGAGTCGCCAAAGTGCTTAACGCCGCAGCGCTGACCTATGTTGCCGCCGCTCTCGTCTCCGTACTTGAGCTGCTTCGCCTGATTATGGTCTATACCAGCAATCGCGACTAA
- a CDS encoding MerR family transcriptional regulator: MNLYRIGELAKAAHISERTIDYYTKLGLIHPETRSMKNYRLYSDETLDTLERINQLKQEKYTLEEIKSIIARWNGATPDPDVSSKLAELEAHMQQLRREVMALEPALSRMKPGQAKLALAHLIPQGAACIEAIRLLLTQVPPF, from the coding sequence ATGAACCTATACCGGATCGGCGAACTGGCCAAGGCGGCTCATATCAGCGAACGCACTATTGATTATTATACCAAGCTTGGACTGATTCATCCCGAGACAAGAAGTATGAAAAATTACCGGCTCTACAGCGATGAAACCTTGGATACTCTGGAACGTATTAATCAATTGAAACAAGAAAAATATACATTGGAAGAAATCAAGTCCATTATAGCCAGGTGGAACGGGGCAACCCCCGATCCCGATGTATCCAGTAAGCTGGCGGAGCTTGAGGCTCATATGCAGCAGCTCCGGCGCGAGGTCATGGCGCTTGAACCGGCGCTGAGCCGAATGAAGCCGGGACAGGCCAAGCTGGCCTTGGCTCATCTGATTCCGCAGGGAGCCGCCTGCATTGAAGCCATACGTCTTCTATTGACGCAAGTGCCGCCATTCTAA
- a CDS encoding ammonium transporter: MKRKWLCFVLAMLTLTIYPVSAFAADGPTAPDLQIGLDTAFTYLAFILVFFMQAGFAMLEAGSVRMKNAGHVAGKTVLTLAIASICFWALGFGLGFGNGNDFFGTTGFGYGGDSMASSFESLAFSDVTLNVKFLFQMAFAAVSLAIVSGGMAERAKLSVYIIFGILFSIFIYPVVAHWVWGGGWLATMGMQDYAGSTVVHLTGATAAVVATILLKPRLGKFNKEGKPVIIPGHNQVFTVLGVIILWFGWFGFNPGSALSPMGGFFGYVALTTNIAAAAGGLAALVASWLYFGKSDIPAMLNGVLAALVAITGACAFVEPWAAFVIGLVAGAFTFMTSQWLERAGLDDPIYAFSVHGIAGMWGAVSTGLFATPELVDTVGIGKAGLFYGGGVHQLGVQVLGVIGTFAFVAILSFIFLYIMKLVSGIRVTEEEELMGLDISEHGTYGYPEQMKLISESESPKK; this comes from the coding sequence ATGAAGAGAAAGTGGTTATGTTTTGTGTTAGCGATGCTAACGCTGACGATTTACCCGGTCAGCGCTTTTGCCGCTGACGGTCCTACTGCTCCGGACCTGCAAATCGGTCTGGACACAGCTTTTACTTATTTGGCATTTATTCTGGTATTCTTTATGCAAGCTGGCTTTGCCATGCTGGAAGCGGGTTCGGTTCGTATGAAGAACGCGGGCCATGTAGCCGGCAAGACGGTGCTGACGCTTGCGATTGCCAGCATTTGCTTCTGGGCGCTGGGCTTTGGCTTGGGCTTCGGCAACGGCAACGATTTCTTCGGTACAACGGGCTTTGGATATGGCGGTGATTCGATGGCTTCTTCCTTTGAATCGCTGGCATTCTCCGATGTAACCCTGAACGTAAAATTCCTGTTCCAAATGGCGTTTGCGGCTGTTTCGCTTGCCATCGTCTCCGGCGGTATGGCTGAACGCGCGAAGCTGAGCGTATATATTATTTTCGGCATCTTGTTCTCCATCTTTATCTACCCGGTTGTCGCTCACTGGGTATGGGGCGGCGGCTGGCTGGCAACGATGGGCATGCAGGACTACGCAGGTTCGACAGTGGTCCATCTGACGGGTGCAACGGCAGCGGTAGTCGCTACCATTCTGCTCAAACCTCGCCTTGGCAAATTCAACAAAGAAGGCAAACCGGTTATTATTCCGGGACATAACCAAGTATTCACGGTTCTCGGCGTTATCATTCTGTGGTTCGGCTGGTTTGGGTTCAACCCCGGCAGCGCACTGAGCCCAATGGGCGGATTCTTCGGGTATGTGGCATTAACCACGAACATTGCAGCGGCAGCGGGTGGTCTTGCGGCCCTGGTAGCCTCCTGGCTGTACTTCGGCAAGTCTGATATTCCGGCCATGCTGAATGGCGTTCTGGCCGCTCTTGTAGCCATTACCGGCGCCTGCGCCTTTGTTGAACCTTGGGCAGCCTTTGTTATCGGCCTTGTTGCTGGTGCATTTACGTTCATGACTTCACAATGGCTGGAACGTGCGGGTCTTGACGATCCAATCTACGCTTTCTCCGTACACGGCATCGCCGGTATGTGGGGTGCGGTATCCACTGGCTTGTTCGCGACTCCTGAGCTTGTAGACACAGTAGGCATCGGTAAAGCCGGTTTGTTCTATGGCGGCGGCGTACACCAGCTTGGTGTTCAGGTTCTCGGTGTAATCGGAACTTTTGCCTTCGTAGCAATCCTGTCCTTCATCTTCCTGTATATCATGAAGCTGGTAAGCGGCATTCGCGTTACCGAAGAAGAAGAATTGATGGGTCTGGATATCAGCGAACATGGCACTTACGGTTATCCTGAGCAAATGAAGCTGATTTCGGAATCCGAATCCCCAAAGAAATAA
- a CDS encoding DUF294 nucleotidyltransferase-like domain-containing protein, which translates to MTQAESNDWDYEAVYKSIVTSGSPQELKTRRIACQSILLEQLNVIPIEEWMLRVNAMHDAIAEAAVVLSEAQMIEAGHGPPPCAYSFIVFGSAGRKETTLWSDQDNGLIIEGEPEEAKEKYFEEFGIRLSLLLADSGYEKCEGKVMVSEPMWRKTLIEWKEQLTGWRTQFEWEPIRYLIICSDMRHVAGDRSLSEQWLDFYHDGFIDNPKLWAAVLRNTVRHKATLNLLGQVLTERFGEHAGGFDVKYGVYIPLVNGVRYFALQHGIRKTSTLERLEILSKEYQHLPEGVRSAFLTALKMRVNTPYSVNDGLLSGSDFASENELRNRQLMSELRDSLLLVRRIHRVLQRQLRLAERRQL; encoded by the coding sequence GTGACCCAGGCGGAGTCTAACGATTGGGACTATGAGGCAGTTTATAAGTCCATCGTAACATCCGGTTCGCCGCAGGAGCTGAAGACAAGGCGCATAGCCTGTCAGAGCATTCTCCTGGAACAGTTAAATGTTATCCCAATTGAGGAATGGATGCTGCGTGTCAATGCGATGCATGATGCTATCGCAGAAGCGGCGGTTGTTTTATCCGAGGCGCAGATGATTGAGGCGGGCCATGGCCCGCCTCCCTGCGCTTATTCCTTTATTGTGTTTGGCAGCGCGGGAAGAAAAGAAACGACGCTGTGGAGCGATCAGGATAACGGGCTGATTATTGAAGGGGAACCGGAGGAAGCGAAGGAGAAGTATTTTGAAGAATTCGGGATCAGGCTTTCCTTACTGCTGGCTGATAGCGGATATGAGAAATGTGAAGGCAAGGTCATGGTTTCCGAGCCGATGTGGCGGAAGACTCTGATTGAGTGGAAGGAACAGTTGACGGGCTGGAGAACTCAGTTTGAATGGGAACCTATTCGATATCTTATTATCTGTTCCGATATGCGTCATGTTGCGGGAGACCGCAGCCTCTCCGAGCAGTGGCTGGATTTTTATCATGATGGGTTTATCGATAACCCCAAGCTTTGGGCGGCTGTTCTGCGAAATACCGTCCGTCATAAAGCGACGCTTAATCTGCTCGGGCAGGTGCTCACCGAACGGTTCGGGGAGCATGCCGGCGGATTTGACGTCAAATATGGAGTATACATCCCATTAGTTAACGGTGTAAGATATTTTGCTTTGCAGCATGGAATTCGCAAGACCTCGACATTAGAAAGACTGGAAATACTAAGCAAGGAGTACCAGCATCTGCCGGAAGGTGTGCGGAGCGCGTTCCTGACGGCGCTAAAGATGAGGGTCAATACTCCCTATTCGGTTAATGACGGACTTTTGTCGGGCAGTGATTTTGCATCCGAAAATGAACTGAGGAACAGGCAGCTGATGTCCGAACTGCGAGACAGCCTACTGCTTGTCAGACGCATCCATCGCGTTCTTCAGCGCCAGCTCCGGTTAGCGGAAAGGAGACAGCTATGA
- a CDS encoding exonuclease domain-containing protein, whose protein sequence is MKEPNKGGGFWNNLRHGGMPSAIASIRGGESAQQTAQQMAFIRSLMREKRRPEVLHTPLSELETIVFDLETTGFSSQHGDEILSFGAIKVVGEEVMEDEYFYTLVNCQTSIPANITELTGITEEMCKAAPSLIDGLHNFMSFVGKRVLVAHASAHDKSFLNAALWKTSKVQLTHRVLDTMMLARWLEPNRGNYTLDELLTVHGIPICGRHNALEDAKMTAKLWVSYLREISQHKKVETLGDLYAYLSRT, encoded by the coding sequence ATGAAGGAGCCGAACAAAGGCGGCGGGTTCTGGAACAACTTGAGACACGGCGGCATGCCGTCTGCGATCGCTTCGATTCGTGGCGGTGAATCCGCACAGCAGACCGCTCAGCAAATGGCTTTTATCAGGTCTTTGATGAGGGAGAAACGCCGGCCGGAGGTGCTGCATACTCCGCTGTCCGAGCTGGAGACCATTGTGTTTGATTTGGAAACTACTGGATTTTCCAGTCAACACGGGGATGAGATTCTGTCATTTGGGGCGATTAAGGTCGTCGGGGAGGAGGTCATGGAGGACGAGTACTTTTACACGCTTGTCAATTGCCAGACCTCTATTCCGGCGAATATTACCGAATTGACGGGAATTACCGAAGAAATGTGCAAAGCTGCGCCTTCACTTATTGACGGACTTCATAATTTTATGTCATTTGTAGGTAAAAGAGTATTGGTCGCTCATGCCAGTGCTCATGACAAATCGTTTCTGAACGCTGCGCTTTGGAAGACATCCAAGGTTCAGTTAACCCACCGCGTGCTGGATACGATGATGCTTGCGCGCTGGCTGGAGCCAAACCGGGGCAACTACACGCTTGATGAACTGCTGACGGTGCATGGCATCCCGATTTGCGGAAGACATAACGCGCTGGAAGACGCCAAAATGACGGCTAAGCTCTGGGTGTCTTACCTGCGTGAAATTTCCCAGCACAAGAAGGTGGAGACACTGGGAGACCTATATGCTTACTTGAGCAGAACCTGA
- a CDS encoding Mov34/MPN/PAD-1 family protein, translating into MTAFQGKVPPIWLKPSVYQALGKHLASALPHEACGVLLGAAAAGGMRIDTYVPMRNVAPDPLHAFVPHPADWISALYLAPPPIGLFHSHPLAAPQPSSADFDGLTGLGGHFAVYLIGAPGIEPTHSILLNGYGIQRTRTEDGDLSVSLIEAQLQVLLK; encoded by the coding sequence ATGACAGCATTCCAGGGAAAAGTCCCGCCTATATGGCTAAAACCTTCCGTATACCAAGCGCTGGGGAAGCATTTGGCATCCGCTCTTCCGCATGAAGCATGCGGCGTCCTGCTGGGTGCTGCCGCAGCGGGCGGCATGCGCATCGACACCTATGTGCCCATGCGCAACGTAGCGCCTGACCCGCTGCACGCTTTTGTCCCGCATCCGGCTGACTGGATCTCGGCGCTATATCTGGCGCCTCCTCCGATCGGCCTGTTTCACTCCCATCCGCTTGCAGCCCCCCAACCCTCTTCCGCCGACTTTGACGGATTAACCGGACTGGGTGGCCACTTTGCGGTATATTTGATTGGTGCTCCCGGCATAGAGCCGACGCATTCCATTCTTCTGAACGGTTATGGCATTCAGCGTACCCGAACCGAAGACGGGGATCTATCCGTCTCGCTGATTGAAGCGCAGCTTCAGGTTCTGCTCAAGTAA
- a CDS encoding TlpA family protein disulfide reductase: protein MKMANRRNLVIVILALVVVSVILLQHREGKTETVQHFNDAPPAEQAILPADGKALLTESGPKAGLLAPSFTIQGENGTTYAVGGARDKAILLNFWASWCDPCQAEAPELNKIAEKYKDTLDIYGINVTSYDYKVNAERFVKKYKLIFPVMFDLKGEAYAKYNGTVFPTNVLIDRSGVISEIILGGLTAEQLDEKLEKLMQQRL from the coding sequence ATGAAGATGGCAAACCGTAGAAACCTGGTAATCGTCATTTTGGCGTTAGTTGTGGTATCCGTTATTTTGCTGCAGCATCGCGAAGGAAAGACGGAAACGGTTCAGCATTTTAATGATGCGCCGCCGGCTGAACAGGCCATTCTTCCAGCTGACGGCAAGGCCCTGCTGACCGAGAGCGGACCTAAGGCTGGACTTCTGGCGCCCTCTTTTACGATTCAGGGTGAGAATGGGACCACTTATGCTGTCGGCGGAGCAAGGGATAAGGCGATACTGCTTAATTTTTGGGCTTCCTGGTGTGATCCCTGCCAGGCAGAAGCGCCTGAACTAAACAAAATAGCCGAGAAGTACAAGGATACGCTTGATATTTATGGGATAAATGTGACAAGCTACGATTACAAGGTCAATGCGGAGCGTTTTGTGAAAAAGTATAAGCTTATCTTTCCCGTAATGTTCGATCTTAAGGGAGAGGCTTATGCCAAATACAATGGCACCGTGTTTCCTACCAATGTGCTAATCGACCGCAGCGGCGTTATTTCCGAGATTATTCTCGGGGGACTAACCGCAGAGCAGCTTGACGAGAAGCTGGAGAAACTGATGCAGCAGCGCTTGTAA
- the cimA gene encoding citramalate synthase produces the protein MSKSISIFDTTLRDGTQGEGISLSADDKLKIARKLDDLGVHYIEGGIPGSNMKDIEFFKRVKDLHLNAKITAFGSTRRKNSQADQDDNLQRILAAGVPAATLVGKSWDFHVHTALQTSLEENLAMIGDSIAYLKSKGLEVIFDAEHFFDGYKNNPEYAAAVMSRAREAGADWLVMCDTNGGTLPHEIRDIISSLTLHLPGAPLGIHTHNDCELAVANALSAIEAGARQVQGTINGYGERCGNANLCSIIPTLQLKMGYSCIPGDSLPQLTNTARYVSEVANVNMPVNQPYVGSAAFAHKGGIHVSAILRDSRTYEHIAPELVGNKQRVLVSELAGQSNVLSKAQDMGLNLDPSSEQARKVIDKIKDLEHQGYQFEGADASLELLLREATGEMNELFTFESFKMLVEKSAGKPVVSEAFVKLKVGGETLYTAGEGNGPVNALDNALRKALLAHFPQLKDMHLSDYKVRVLDEKDQTAAKVRVLIESKNFSDTWSTVGVSANVIEASWEALVDSMRYALLGQMSPEVTDLLDLGQRGLVNH, from the coding sequence ATGTCTAAGTCCATCTCCATCTTCGATACAACGCTGCGCGACGGCACCCAAGGCGAAGGAATCAGTCTGTCGGCGGACGACAAGCTGAAAATCGCCAGGAAGCTCGACGATCTGGGTGTGCACTACATTGAAGGTGGCATTCCGGGAAGCAATATGAAGGATATCGAATTTTTCAAAAGAGTAAAGGATCTTCATTTGAATGCCAAAATTACCGCATTCGGCAGCACGCGCCGCAAGAACTCGCAGGCGGATCAAGATGACAATCTCCAGCGCATACTGGCAGCAGGCGTACCCGCAGCGACACTGGTCGGCAAATCATGGGACTTCCATGTGCACACCGCCCTACAAACCAGTCTTGAGGAAAATCTAGCTATGATCGGCGATTCCATCGCTTATTTAAAAAGCAAAGGGCTTGAAGTCATTTTTGACGCCGAGCACTTCTTCGACGGATATAAGAATAATCCCGAGTATGCTGCGGCAGTCATGTCGCGCGCACGCGAAGCGGGAGCGGATTGGCTCGTAATGTGCGATACCAATGGAGGAACCTTGCCGCATGAGATTCGGGATATTATCTCCTCTTTGACTCTTCATCTTCCCGGCGCGCCGCTTGGTATCCATACCCATAACGACTGTGAGCTTGCCGTAGCCAACGCGCTCAGCGCTATTGAGGCCGGAGCCCGGCAGGTGCAGGGTACGATCAACGGATACGGCGAGCGCTGCGGCAACGCCAACCTCTGTTCCATCATTCCGACACTGCAGCTCAAGATGGGCTACAGCTGCATTCCGGGTGATTCTCTGCCGCAGCTTACGAATACGGCCCGCTACGTCAGCGAGGTCGCCAATGTCAATATGCCGGTGAATCAGCCCTATGTGGGAAGCGCGGCGTTTGCCCATAAAGGCGGCATTCACGTCTCCGCCATTCTGCGTGACTCCCGCACCTACGAGCATATCGCCCCCGAATTGGTCGGCAACAAGCAGCGTGTGCTGGTCTCCGAACTGGCCGGTCAGAGCAATGTGCTATCCAAAGCGCAGGATATGGGCCTGAATCTTGACCCTAGCAGCGAGCAGGCGCGTAAAGTGATCGACAAGATCAAGGATCTGGAGCATCAAGGTTACCAGTTCGAAGGCGCCGATGCTTCGCTGGAGCTGCTGCTGCGTGAAGCGACAGGCGAGATGAACGAGTTGTTCACCTTTGAGTCGTTCAAGATGCTCGTAGAGAAATCCGCCGGAAAACCGGTTGTCTCGGAAGCATTCGTCAAGCTGAAGGTTGGAGGCGAAACTCTTTATACCGCCGGTGAAGGCAATGGCCCCGTCAATGCTCTGGACAATGCGCTGCGCAAGGCGCTTCTGGCTCATTTCCCGCAGCTTAAAGACATGCACCTGTCCGATTACAAGGTCCGTGTGCTGGACGAGAAGGATCAGACTGCCGCGAAGGTCCGTGTGCTGATCGAATCCAAAAATTTCAGTGATACCTGGAGCACTGTCGGCGTATCCGCCAACGTTATCGAGGCGAGCTGGGAAGCGCTGGTTGACAGTATGCGTTACGCCCTGCTCGGTCAAATGTCGCCGGAAGTGACCGATCTTCTGGATCTGGGGCAGCGCGGCCTGGTCAATCATTAA